From a single Scomber japonicus isolate fScoJap1 chromosome 12, fScoJap1.pri, whole genome shotgun sequence genomic region:
- the eif4g1a gene encoding eukaryotic translation initiation factor 4 gamma 1a isoform X3 → MNKPPQPITGPTSVPNPAPSPGLTQAAYGPGQPTSLVFATPPPPQMNSAPQPRQGYYQNRPAMAASAPRVQTSSGPRTVAPTHVYPPSSQMMMISQQQLSFAGSPQGYFIPPGQPYRAPYMPPTQQYPVTSGTAGFFPGTSPAEYAYAGTFYPAQPQYSTSVQPAPVMINPAQQQQQAPPPQQQPAQPQGPAKRERIPIRIRDPNQGGRDITEEIMSGGRSATTPTPPQASIRDASPAQTNGEVTQPVTTVTRREENAEPSASAESPPPPPTVNPEPVVEAKQEMDSQMEPPTELAAQSVAPTPAAEVPTPSIKDQQSPAPLPPAATSTPPPAEAVNKVDTKVSDTVDAPVVPSASPAVQEVPVKTEEPQAAPAPAEKAPEKEEKEEKKTEKVEKEEQVTSAKVEPAAEVTATVKPVIVAKEEAPTKTATEVSQPPPSAQEPAAPQTQTSAPSSAPEPEPTPAETAEPLLSNGLPQDTEELTEDVAISDTTALDKPDTSQSQESAPVAKTATPAQVEEEEEEKKEEEEGKEKSEDAPPTSASCPTEESTMQAATSVPKKRRNMKELNKKVIGDLLDAFTEEQNAKPASEPSSTQADPVPVAPAEPPAEVADETWEEKEDKQNTETDRTKTSPEAKEQKYQYKEEQWKPIDPEEKKRYDREFLLGFQFIGASMNKPEGLPLISDVVLDKVNKTPLRPADPARMMSVGPDFTPSYLGNLGSRSVGGPRGPPPGPRRSQQGQRKEPRKIISSMSLHDDVQLNKAEKAWKPSVKKPTRSRQAEEVEEEVGNSEEAKTQELFKRLRSILNKLTPQKFQELMKQVTDLAIDTEERLKGAIDLIFEKAISEPNFSVAYANMCRCLMGLKVPTSDKPGVFVNFRKLLLNRCQKEFEKDQDDDEIFEKKQKELEASKDDEERERLRVELEDSKDQARRRSLGNIKFIGELFKLKMLTEAIMHDCVVKLLKNHDEESLECLCRLLSTIGKDLDFEKAKPRMDQYFNQMDKIIKERKTSSRIRFMLQDVLDLRRSNWVPRRGDQGPKTIDQIHKEAELEEHREQIKVQQQLLSKKDGGGGGGGGGGRMGGNMGGRGPHTPGGGRNSQPQDEGWNTVPISKNRPIDTTRLSKITKPGALDFNNQLLAPGGKGMWGSWGKGSSGGTGAKPASGDQDPGRPATSTLNRFSALQQSGSLLSSSDSDRRVPQRSSSSRERGGDRDRNDRDRFDRFADRSEGREGRDDRSTRNQITKRSFSRETEERGGRGGDSRATNEPVRRVASMTDDRDRGSRDRGSRDRGSRDRGSRDRGSRDRVPSKDLTAVKRESAPTPPPTLPKSTLTEEEMEKKSNAITEEYLHINDLKEALQCVAELNSASLLYVFVRNGIESTLERSTIAREHMGLLMHQLIKAGTLPTEQYYKGLQEILEVAEDMAIDIPHMWLYLAELITPMLHEGGIPMGQLFREISKPLVPLEMAGVLLVQILKLLCKGMTPKKVGAMWSEAGLKWSEFLGKDEDINKFVTDQKVEFTTGEETESKEPGKKALSGEELAKQLDRFLQDKANNQRIRDWVEANLDEQQAASNLFVRALMTSVCQSAIICDTPYRVDAKQINQRANLLQRYLCDEQKELQALYALQALMVHMEQPANLLRMFFDALYDEDVIKEEAFYKWESSKDPAEQTGKGVALKSVTAFFTWLREAEEESDKE, encoded by the exons ATGAACAAACCACCACAGCCTATAACGGGACCCACCTCTGTCCCAAACCCTGCCCCTTCCCCAGGATTGACACAG GCCGCCTACGGACCTGGACAGCCCACATCTCTTGTTTTTGccacacctccacctccacaaaTGAACTCCGCACCACAGCCCAGACAG GGTTACTATCAGAACCGACCGGCTATGGCTGCCAGCGCTCCGAGAGTCCAGACAAGTAGTGGGCCTCGAACTGTTGCACCCACTCATGTCTACCCACCCAGCTcccagatgatgatgatttcaCAGCAACAGCTCTCTTTTGCTGGCTCCCCTCAGGGTTACTTCATCCCCCCTGGACAG ccATACCGGGCCCCATATATGCCACCTACTCAGCAGTATCCTGTGACCAGCGGTACAGCAGGCTTCTTCCCGGGAACTAGCCCTGCTGAATACGCCTATG CAGGAACATTCTATCCAGCACAGCCACAGTACTCTACATCTGTCCAGCCTGCACCGGTCATGATCAACCCCGCccagcaacagcaacaagctCCGCCTCCTCAGCAACAACCGGCACAGCCACAAGGCCCAGCAAAGAGGGAACGCATACCG ATCAGAATACGAGACCCCAACCAGGGCGGGCGTGATATCACAGAGGAGATCATGTCAGGTGGAAGATCCGCCACCACACCGACTCCCCCACAG GCCTCCATAAGAGATGCAAGCCCTGCACAGACCAATGGTGAAGTTACACAGCCTGTCACTACAGTGACAAGAAGAG AAGAAAACGCGGAGCCTTCTGCTAGCGCTGAaagcccaccacctcctcccacaGTAAACCCAGAGCCTGTGGTCGAGGCGAAACAGGAAATGGACAGCCAGATGGAACCGCCTACTGAATTAGCCGCACAATCTGTAGCCCCTACACCGGCTGCTGAGGTGCCAACCCCATCGATAAAGGACCAGCAGTCTCCCGCTCCCCTCCCTCCAGCAGCAAcatctactcctcctcctgctgaggCAGTAAATAAAGTCGATACTAAAGTTAGTGACACAGTAGACGCTCCTGTAGTTCCTTCAGCATCACCAGCCGTGCAAGAGGTCCCTGTCAAAACGGAAGAACCACAGGCTGCCCCTGCTCCAGCTGAGAAAGCAccagaaaaggaggaaaaggaggaaaagaaaactgaGAAAGTGGAGAAAGAAGAGCAGGTGACCAGCGCTAAGGTGGAGCCTGCAGCTGAAGTTACAGCAACTGTTAAACCTGTTATTGTGGCAAAAGAAGAAGCACCTACAAAGACAGCAACAGAAGTGTCTCAGCCTCCACCCTCTGCACAGGAGCCTGCTGCTCCACAGACTCAGACTTCTGCCCCGAGCTCTGCCCCCGAACCTGAACCTACACCAGCTGAAACAGCAGAACCGCTCCTCTCCAACGGCCTTCCTCAGGACACTGAGGAACTGACTGAGGATGTGGCAATTTCAGACACTACAGCCCTTGACAAGCCCGACACTTCTCAATCTCAGGAATCCGCACCTGTGGCTAAAACGGCAACGCCAGcccaggtggaggaggaggaagaggagaagaaagaggaggaagaggggaaggagaaaaGTGAGGATGCCCCCCCTACCTCTGCTAGCTGCCCTACAGAGGAATCTACTATGCAAG ctgctACATCTGTgccaaagaagagaaggaacaTGAAGGAACTCAACAAGAAGGTTATTGGAGACCTCCTGGATGCCTTCACAGAG GAGCAGAACGCCAAGCCAGCTTCTGAACCCTCGTCCACTCAGGCCGACCCTGTCCCTGTTGCTCCAGCTGAACCTCCTGCTGAGGTCGCAGATGAGACctgggaggagaaagaggacaaGCAGAACACAGAAACTGATAGGACTAAAACCTCACCTGAGGCAAAAGAGCAGAAATACCAGTACAAAGAAG AACAATGGAAGCCGATAGACCCAGAAGAGAAGAAGCGGTACGACAGGGAGTTCCTCCTCGGCTTCCAGTTTATCGGCGCTAGCATGAACAAACCTGAGGGTCTGCCGCTCATCAGTGACGTGGTTTTGGACAAG GTGAATAAGACTCCCTTGCGACCTGCTGACCCAGCTCGAATGATGAGTGTTGGTCCTGATTTTACTCCCTCATACTTGGGGAATCTTGGGAGCCGATCAGTGGGTGGACCACGAGGACCG CCACCTGGACCACGTCGCTCCCAGCAGGGTCAGCGGAAAGAGCCCAGGAAAATCATCAGCAGCATGTCTCTCCACGACGACGTGCAGCTCAACAAGGCTGAGAAAGCCTGGAAGCCCTCTGTGAAGAAGCCCACTCGCAGTCGCCAAgcggaggaagtggaggaggaagtaggCAACTCTGAAGAGGCCAAGACTCAAGAGCTGTTCAAGCGTCTGCGTAGTATCCTCAACAAGCTGACACCCCAGAAGTTTCAGGAGCTGATGAAACAGGTGACAGATCTGGCGATAGATACAGAGGAGAGGCTGAAGGGAGCCATCGACCTCATCTTTGAGAAGGCCATCTCAGAGCCCAACTTCTCTGTGGCCTACGCCAACATGTGCCGCTGCCTTATGGGG TTGAAAGTCCCCACCTCAGACAAGCCAGGAGTTTTTGTGAACTTCCGCAAACTGCTGCTCAACCGCTGCCAGAAAGAGTTTGAGAAGGACCAAGATGATGATGAGATCTTTGAGAAGAAGCAAAAAGAGTTAGAGGCTTCTAAAGAT GATGAGGAGCGTGAGCGCTTGAGGGTGGAACTGGAAGACTCCAAAGACCAGGCCCGCCGCCGCTCGCTGGGTAACATTAAGTTCATTGGTGAACTCTTCAAGTTGAAGATGCTGACGGAGGCCATCATGCACGACTGTGTAGTGAAACTGCTGAAGAATCACGATGAAGAGTCTCTGGAGTGTCTCTGCAGGCTGCTCTCCACAATTGGCAAGGACCTGGACTTTGAGAAGGCCAAG CCCCGTATGGATCAGTATTTCAACCAGATGGACAAGATcatcaaagagagaaagaccTCATCCAGAATCCGCTTCATGTTGCAAGATGTGCTGGACCTTAGAAGG AGTAACTGGGTGCCTCGTAGAGGAGACCAAGGTCCTAAAACAATTGACCAGATTCACAAGGAGGCAGAATTGGAGGAGCACAGGGAACAGATCAAggtccagcagcagctcctgtccaagaaggacggaggaggaggaggaggaggaggaggcggcagGATGGGAGGGAACATGGGAGGCCGAGGCCCTCACACACCTGGAGGCGGCCGGAACAGCCAGCCCCAGGATGAAGGGTGGAACACGGTGCCCATCTCCAAGAACAGACCCATCGACACCACCCGGCTCAGCAAGATCACAAAG CCCGGTGCTCTGGACTTCAACAATCAACTGTTGGCTCCAGGGGGCAAAGGCATGTGGGGCAGCTGGGGCAAAGGCAGCAGTGGAGGAACAGGAGCTAAACCAGCAAGTGGAGACCAGG ATCCTGGTCGTCCAGCCACCAGCACCCTCAACCGCTTCTCAGCCCTGCAGCAGTCTGGTTCATTGTTGTCTTCATCCGACTCTGATCGCAGAGTTCCTCAGAG GTCAAGCTCCAGCCGCGAGCGTGGCGGTGACAGAGACAGGAACGATCGAGACCGGTTTGACCGATTCGCAGACCGCAGCGAGGGACGAGAAGGTCGCGACGACAGGAGCACCAGGAACCAAATCACTAAGAGAAGCttcagcagagagacagaggagcgCGGCGGGAGGGGCGGAGACAGTAGGGCCACGAATGAGCCGGTGCGCCGCGTGGCCAGCATGACCGATGACCGGGACAGAGgaagcagagacagaggaagcCGGGATCGGGGAAGCAGAGACCGAGGAAGTAGGGACAGGGGAAGCAGAGACAGAGTTCCAAGCAAAGATCtcacag cagtcAAACGTGAGAGCgcccccactcctcctcctactcttcctaAATCTACCTTGActgaagaggagatggagaagaagTCCAACGCAATCACTGAGGAATATCTCCACATCAATGACTTGAAG GAGGCGTTGCAGTGTGTGGCAGAGCTCAACAGTGCCTCGCTGCTCTACGTGTTTGTGCGGAACGGCATAGAGTCGACACTTGAGCGCAGCACCATTGCTAGGGAGCACATGGGCTTGTTGATGCACCAGCTCATAAAGGCAGGGACATTGCCCACAGAGCAGTACTACAAAGG GCTACAAGAGATCCTGGAGGTAGCAGAAGACATGGCCATAGATATACCTCACATGTGGCTCTACCTGGCTGAACTCATTACCCCCATGCTGCATGAGGGAGGCATCCCTATGGGACAGCTCTTCAG GGAGATCTCGAAGCCTCTGGTGCCTCTGGAGATGGCCGGTGTGCTGCTGGTACAGATCCTCAAGTTGCTCTGCAAAGGAATG ACTCCTAAGAAGGTTGGGGCCATGTGGTCTGAAGCTGGGCTGAAGTGGAGCGAGTTCTTGGGCAAGGATGAAGACATCAACAAGTTTGTCACTGATCAG AAGGTGGAGTTCACGACAGGAGAGGAGACGGAGTCAAAGGAACCTGGTAAGAAGGCCCTCAGCGGAGAGGAGCTCGCCAAACAACTGGACAGGTTCCTTCAGGACAAGGCCAACAACCAGCGTATCAGAGACTGGGTCGAG gcTAACTTGGATGAACAGCAGGCTGCCTCCAACCTGTTTGTACGAGCACTGATGACATCCGTGTGCCAGTCTGCCATCATAT GCGACACCCCATACAGGGTGGATGCAAAGCAGATCAACCAGAGAGCCAATCTGCTGCAGAGATACCTGTGTGATGAGCAGAAAGAGCTGCAGGCGCTTTATGCCCTCCAGGCTCTGATGGTGCACATGGAGCAGCCAGCAA ACCTGCTGCGGATGTTCTTCGACGCCTTGTACGATGAGGACGTTATTAAAGAGGAGGCCTTTTACAAATGGGAATCCAGCAAAGACCCTGCAGAGCAAACTGGCAAAGGCGTGGCCTTGAAATCAGTCACAGCCTTCTTCACCTGGCTCCGCGAGGCCGAGGAGGAGTCTGACAAAGAATAA